The following proteins are co-located in the Desulfomonile tiedjei genome:
- the meaB gene encoding methylmalonyl Co-A mutase-associated GTPase MeaB — translation MRSLSAKKIIQGDVRAVARLIRRIDDGDRKVFSDLAELYKHSGRSYIVGFTGSPGVGKSTLVDRIVSRFRGDGKTVGVLAVDPTSPFTGGAILGDRIRMQKHFLDEGVFIRSMATRGKFGGLTRSTADAIVVLDAMGKDVIIVETVGVGQDEVDIVHSAHTTVLVTIPGMGDDIQAIKAGLMEIGDIFVVNKADREGVTKTTSELRSMLQMSDKRYQAEGWMPPVVPTVAAQDQGIDELYQTILDHRKHLLEHAEERLKKREEIRVKNQILDLLKERLIETALDKLGGIQALDGVAGEIVARKKDPYGVSSDLVEILFGGAPR, via the coding sequence ATCAGATCATTGTCTGCCAAAAAGATAATACAAGGTGACGTCAGGGCCGTTGCCCGTCTGATCCGCCGTATCGACGACGGGGATCGTAAAGTTTTTTCGGACCTCGCGGAGCTTTACAAGCATTCAGGACGATCCTACATCGTAGGGTTTACCGGCTCTCCCGGAGTAGGGAAGTCAACATTGGTGGATCGTATTGTGTCGCGATTCCGCGGAGACGGGAAGACCGTCGGAGTCCTGGCCGTAGATCCGACCAGTCCTTTCACGGGTGGAGCGATTCTCGGCGACCGCATCAGAATGCAGAAACACTTCCTCGACGAGGGCGTCTTCATCCGGTCTATGGCGACGCGCGGCAAGTTCGGCGGACTGACTCGTTCCACCGCGGACGCTATAGTTGTATTGGACGCTATGGGGAAGGACGTGATTATCGTGGAAACAGTGGGAGTGGGGCAGGACGAAGTTGACATCGTCCACAGCGCTCACACGACCGTCCTGGTGACCATTCCGGGCATGGGCGACGACATTCAGGCCATTAAGGCCGGGTTAATGGAGATAGGCGACATCTTTGTCGTTAACAAGGCCGACCGCGAAGGTGTGACCAAGACTACGAGCGAATTGCGGTCCATGTTACAGATGTCCGATAAGCGCTACCAGGCGGAAGGATGGATGCCGCCTGTGGTGCCTACGGTGGCCGCTCAGGACCAGGGTATCGACGAACTCTACCAGACCATTCTAGACCACAGAAAGCACTTGCTGGAACACGCGGAAGAAAGACTTAAGAAGCGCGAAGAAATACGGGTGAAAAACCAAATTCTGGACCTTCTCAAGGAAAGACTGATCGAAACCGCGCTGGATAAACTCGGAGGAATTCAGGCGCTGGATGGAGTTGCGGGGGAAATCGTAGCTAGAAAGAAAGACCCTTACGGCGTGAGTTCCGATCTGGTTGAAATTCTGTTCGGAGGCGCTCCTCGTTGA
- a CDS encoding penicillin acylase family protein: MSFLRSLSKVDIDPVWLMRIFTVIPAVLILLAGAGALWMYFFVHSLLPESHARVDTPGIAADVRVVRDANGVPGILAEKEEDLAFVLGYVMAQDRLWQMDYMRRAGQGRLAEILGADYLEGDHLMRTINGGRKKEGYYERLGDSERKWLQKFIQGINKYISSHAGKMPVEFSLLEYRPEAFSPDDVNAILLALAWESSVACRIDPLMTRIVGHLGKEIGTELLPTDPAAPSGVFAGYLAGWSVKGVLFSRLTEGRVLGRLPGLRGGCAWAMGPGKTRSGNPMASSTVYQSLAAPDFWYRARLVAGDFHLAGAFIAGIPVALAGTNARTSWGCVSALADDADLFIEALDPDSHRDYWRVDRWRKLEERKETYRVRGGSRVSRTIQFTETGPLVSEIDRDRAISLRWTGRDGTGLFSSFYAINRAQNGKEVAVALKALITPALNVVWCDREGNFGTQSGGRIPVRSSDSDGVLPVPAWTGVHDWSGFIPFDELPSTINPSQEFAISADGRPGGPNYPLLVSCYWNDYARHERIKELLGASNEHFRESFQAIQNDNLSPLGRSLTPAILESMNGKPQKSRLEEEALNTLASWDFQMNEDSAGAAVFGLAYKSLLDELFLKPLGEPLYEGFTSYFALPSRAVKRIFLDNAQGWIKSARPEAILAKAFEKAAEQGKSLMASDPKKWKWGRIHKTEFRHPLTAKSRFLEALYNIGPVSLAGSDDTINLAGWSAVHPFQVVDGVSLRQIADMTEPPQVFGISPLGSSSHFFSAHYKDQTGAWRKGRSYPDPIQSLDIRKNGFNAVLFKSTTGAVSLK, encoded by the coding sequence TTGAGTTTCCTGAGGTCACTCTCAAAAGTTGACATTGATCCCGTCTGGCTGATGAGGATCTTTACCGTGATACCCGCGGTTCTGATCCTTCTGGCCGGCGCGGGGGCACTCTGGATGTACTTCTTCGTACATTCCTTGCTTCCCGAAAGCCATGCCCGGGTGGATACCCCCGGTATCGCGGCGGATGTTCGGGTGGTCAGGGATGCCAACGGGGTCCCGGGTATTCTTGCTGAAAAGGAAGAAGATCTTGCGTTTGTGCTGGGTTACGTCATGGCCCAGGACCGGCTTTGGCAGATGGACTACATGCGAAGGGCCGGGCAGGGGAGGCTGGCGGAGATTCTTGGCGCAGACTATCTTGAAGGCGACCACCTTATGCGAACCATCAACGGGGGCCGCAAGAAGGAAGGCTACTACGAGCGACTCGGCGATTCAGAGCGAAAATGGCTGCAGAAATTCATTCAAGGAATTAACAAATATATATCGAGCCACGCCGGAAAAATGCCGGTGGAGTTTTCCCTTTTGGAATACCGGCCGGAGGCTTTTTCTCCTGATGACGTAAACGCCATATTGCTCGCGTTGGCTTGGGAAAGTTCCGTGGCCTGCCGAATAGACCCCCTCATGACAAGGATTGTAGGCCACCTGGGAAAGGAAATTGGGACAGAGCTGTTACCCACCGATCCGGCCGCTCCTTCGGGGGTCTTCGCCGGGTACCTGGCAGGATGGAGCGTCAAAGGGGTGCTATTTTCCAGGCTGACAGAAGGCCGAGTTCTGGGACGCCTGCCCGGATTGCGCGGGGGTTGTGCCTGGGCTATGGGGCCCGGCAAGACCCGCAGCGGGAATCCCATGGCTAGCAGCACGGTTTATCAGTCCTTGGCAGCGCCGGACTTCTGGTACCGAGCGCGATTGGTTGCGGGAGACTTCCATCTTGCAGGGGCTTTTATCGCGGGCATTCCCGTGGCCCTGGCGGGAACCAATGCCCGGACATCGTGGGGCTGTGTGTCTGCTCTCGCGGATGATGCCGACTTGTTCATCGAGGCGCTTGATCCCGATTCTCACCGGGACTACTGGCGCGTGGATCGCTGGCGCAAACTGGAAGAGCGTAAAGAAACTTACCGCGTCCGAGGGGGATCGCGAGTCTCCAGGACAATCCAATTCACGGAGACCGGCCCTCTGGTTTCCGAGATAGACCGAGATCGAGCCATTTCTTTGCGGTGGACGGGACGGGACGGCACAGGACTGTTCTCAAGCTTTTACGCCATAAACCGAGCCCAAAACGGCAAGGAAGTGGCTGTAGCGTTGAAGGCCCTGATAACGCCGGCCCTCAACGTGGTCTGGTGCGACCGAGAAGGGAATTTTGGTACACAGTCCGGCGGCAGAATCCCGGTGCGTTCGTCCGACAGCGACGGAGTTCTCCCCGTACCGGCATGGACGGGAGTCCATGATTGGAGCGGATTCATCCCATTCGATGAACTCCCGTCCACCATCAATCCTTCCCAGGAATTCGCGATTTCAGCCGACGGAAGGCCGGGAGGCCCGAACTACCCCCTCCTGGTTAGCTGTTACTGGAACGACTATGCCAGGCATGAACGGATCAAGGAATTGCTCGGAGCAAGCAACGAACACTTCCGGGAAAGTTTCCAGGCCATCCAGAACGACAACCTGTCTCCGCTGGGACGGAGTTTGACCCCTGCCATTCTGGAGTCAATGAACGGCAAGCCCCAGAAAAGCCGCCTCGAAGAAGAAGCCTTGAACACGCTGGCGTCCTGGGACTTTCAGATGAATGAGGACTCAGCCGGCGCCGCTGTTTTCGGACTCGCTTACAAGTCGCTGCTCGATGAGCTTTTTCTAAAGCCGCTAGGGGAGCCGTTATATGAAGGGTTCACCAGTTATTTTGCTTTGCCTTCAAGAGCAGTGAAGAGGATCTTTCTGGACAACGCCCAGGGCTGGATAAAGTCGGCCCGGCCGGAAGCAATTTTGGCAAAGGCGTTCGAGAAAGCTGCCGAGCAGGGCAAATCATTGATGGCCTCGGATCCCAAGAAGTGGAAATGGGGACGGATCCATAAAACGGAATTCCGGCACCCCCTGACAGCGAAATCAAGATTTCTCGAAGCGTTGTACAACATTGGCCCAGTGTCTCTAGCCGGCTCAGATGACACCATAAATCTTGCCGGATGGTCTGCTGTCCACCCATTTCAGGTTGTGGACGGAGTTTCATTGAGGCAGATCGCGGACATGACCGAGCCCCCGCAGGTTTTTGGAATCAGTCCGCTGGGAAGTTCGTCTCATTTTTTCTCAGCGCATTACAAGGATCAGACCGGAGCGTGGCGTAAAGGCCGTTCTTACCCGGACCCCATTCAGAGCCTGGACATACGCAAGAACGGGTTTAATGCAGTGCTGTTCAAGTCAACGACCGGCGCGGTCTCGCTCAAGTGA
- a CDS encoding XTP/dITP diphosphatase, with protein MENLPKRILIATSNQGKVEEIRDLVKGLPVEFLSLSDVADIPEVIEDGLTFEENALKKARTFAAATGVVTLADDSGLCIDALDGRPGVHSARYSGEGASDAEKCARILQELENIPEERRTARFVCAMALVTPKGEEQLFGGSCEGRITREPRGTGGFGYDPIFYFEEAGCTFAEMDRESKNKVSHRGRALRAFARFLEEVLRKKSTVA; from the coding sequence ATGGAAAACCTGCCTAAAAGAATTCTCATTGCCACGAGCAACCAGGGTAAGGTCGAGGAAATCCGCGACCTGGTGAAGGGCCTCCCCGTTGAGTTTTTGTCGCTTTCGGATGTGGCGGACATTCCTGAAGTGATCGAGGATGGCTTGACCTTCGAAGAAAACGCTTTGAAAAAAGCTCGCACCTTTGCAGCCGCAACCGGGGTGGTGACCCTGGCAGACGACTCCGGGCTTTGCATCGACGCTTTGGATGGGCGTCCGGGGGTCCATTCTGCGCGATACTCAGGGGAAGGGGCATCCGATGCGGAAAAATGCGCCCGCATTCTCCAGGAACTGGAAAATATCCCGGAAGAACGTCGTACAGCCAGGTTTGTCTGCGCTATGGCTCTGGTTACCCCGAAGGGAGAAGAACAGTTGTTTGGAGGTTCCTGTGAAGGGCGGATAACCCGCGAGCCTCGCGGGACCGGAGGATTCGGCTACGACCCGATCTTCTACTTTGAAGAGGCGGGGTGCACCTTTGCCGAGATGGACCGCGAATCCAAAAACAAGGTGAGCCACCGCGGCCGGGCCCTTCGAGCATTTGCCCGCTTTCTGGAAGAAGTTCTGCGGAAGAAATCCACAGTGGCCTAG
- a CDS encoding DUF21 domain-containing protein, with amino-acid sequence MTLLVVVVILTIIIRFHCAFYEAILLSTRLGTLEAAKAAGKRPALAQGLIEMKKKISGTIASILILTVVADTAGSAVAGIVAAEALGPSMLPVFSVALVLMILFLGEIVPKTLGVVYWRTWWPSIVWPLRTMKYLLYPAVIVTQRFSNLLTRGHKAPSVTEEEILATVRLGALEGQITPGESVLVHNIISLEDKQIREIMTPRTVIFSLEASMTVGEAVQAVDRKGFTRIPIYEKEPENIIGYMIIHDLFSARTLSDPDTPIKSLAKAISFVPETKNALALLTIFLKQRRHIAVAVDEYGGVAGLVTLEDLIETVLGDEIVDETDLVVDLQERARQLKRQHPSM; translated from the coding sequence ATGACATTACTGGTTGTGGTTGTAATCCTTACAATCATCATTAGATTCCATTGCGCCTTCTATGAAGCCATCCTCCTATCGACTCGACTCGGGACCCTTGAAGCCGCCAAAGCTGCGGGAAAGCGACCGGCACTGGCTCAGGGGCTAATTGAGATGAAAAAGAAAATCAGCGGGACCATAGCCTCGATTCTGATTTTGACTGTTGTCGCAGATACTGCCGGATCGGCAGTTGCAGGTATAGTCGCTGCCGAGGCCTTGGGGCCTTCCATGTTGCCGGTCTTTTCCGTCGCATTGGTACTGATGATTTTGTTTCTGGGGGAGATAGTCCCTAAAACTCTGGGCGTGGTCTATTGGCGAACCTGGTGGCCGTCCATAGTTTGGCCGCTCAGGACCATGAAATATTTACTTTACCCGGCGGTTATAGTCACTCAGAGGTTTTCCAATCTGCTCACTAGAGGCCACAAAGCGCCGAGTGTCACAGAGGAGGAAATCCTGGCCACAGTACGCTTGGGTGCGCTGGAAGGGCAGATAACCCCTGGAGAAAGCGTACTCGTCCACAATATCATAAGCCTTGAAGACAAGCAGATTCGGGAGATCATGACGCCCCGCACGGTGATTTTTTCCCTGGAGGCTTCCATGACCGTGGGTGAAGCTGTCCAAGCGGTTGACCGAAAGGGATTTACCAGAATACCCATCTACGAAAAAGAACCTGAAAATATAATTGGTTACATGATCATTCACGATCTGTTTTCCGCCCGAACGTTGAGCGATCCCGACACCCCGATAAAGTCCCTCGCCAAGGCTATCTCATTTGTTCCTGAAACAAAGAATGCTCTGGCGCTTCTCACCATTTTCTTGAAACAGCGCAGACATATAGCCGTCGCGGTGGATGAATACGGGGGAGTTGCCGGGCTGGTGACCCTGGAGGATCTCATCGAAACAGTTCTGGGTGACGAGATTGTGGACGAAACCGACCTGGTGGTGGACCTTCAAGAAAGGGCCAGGCAGCTCAAACGGCAGCATCCTTCCATGTGA
- a CDS encoding glycosyltransferase yields MISGSKSPKVTVLMSVYNGRKYLAKAVESILDQTFRDFEFLIINDGSTEPVEQVITSYRDARIVLVNQENAGLTRSLNKGLALARGAYVARMDSDDISLPTRLQAQVAAMEADANLDLVGCFFDVVDEHGDLIERKELITDPIYRLWRLRFHNNYGHGSVMLKKKAVIDAGMYDENLRYAQDFDLWSRLSTKSNTKVIPEALYSYRMVSQGSQASVANYDLQLRNAILISNRSLTACNPGLTEADCEEVRALYWKFQLDSVSPRGIELLPATLEGFCRRFGIEGQEKSALIRQVIRDTLGELDQIGLTMSEEWQKAVADLKKYGQVLSNW; encoded by the coding sequence ATGATATCTGGCTCGAAGTCTCCCAAAGTAACTGTCCTCATGTCCGTTTACAACGGGCGGAAATACCTCGCCAAGGCCGTTGAGAGCATCCTCGATCAGACTTTCCGCGATTTCGAGTTTCTCATCATCAACGATGGATCGACCGAACCTGTGGAGCAGGTTATCACTTCTTACCGCGATGCCAGGATCGTTTTGGTCAATCAGGAAAACGCAGGCTTGACCCGATCGCTCAATAAAGGTCTGGCTTTGGCCAGGGGCGCGTACGTGGCCAGGATGGACTCGGACGATATAAGCCTCCCCACCCGATTGCAGGCCCAAGTAGCCGCGATGGAAGCCGATGCAAATCTGGACCTCGTTGGTTGTTTTTTCGACGTTGTGGACGAGCATGGCGATTTGATTGAGAGAAAGGAATTGATCACAGATCCAATTTACAGGCTTTGGAGGCTTCGGTTTCACAACAATTACGGGCATGGGTCGGTAATGTTGAAAAAAAAGGCCGTGATTGATGCCGGCATGTATGACGAAAACCTGCGGTATGCCCAGGACTTCGATCTCTGGTCGCGACTTTCCACAAAGTCCAATACCAAGGTAATTCCCGAAGCTCTGTATAGTTACCGGATGGTAAGCCAGGGCAGCCAGGCTTCTGTAGCAAACTATGACCTGCAATTGAGAAATGCCATACTCATCAGTAACAGGAGTCTGACGGCCTGCAATCCGGGCCTCACTGAGGCAGACTGCGAGGAGGTGCGGGCCCTGTATTGGAAGTTCCAACTGGACTCCGTTTCACCGAGGGGAATTGAGTTATTGCCGGCCACTCTGGAAGGCTTTTGCAGGCGCTTCGGGATTGAAGGCCAAGAGAAATCCGCCCTTATCAGGCAAGTTATCCGGGATACGTTGGGCGAACTTGACCAGATAGGCCTCACCATGTCCGAAGAATGGCAAAAGGCGGTCGCAGATCTGAAGAAATATGGGCAAGTGCTCTCCAACTGGTAG
- a CDS encoding class I SAM-dependent methyltransferase, which yields MMPGILRRWGAALARRFFTKLPEVEIRSLLVQAAKDRSESLTPKEGLKFLLELDASLYPLEGWLAVAYGRGTHTKHRHTRYHDFFVNRIGKGERVLDVGCGIGALAFDVAEKAGAEVVGVDLSSDNIRTAVQKYSHPAVSYLVGDVLQIPLKGKFDAVILSNVVEHLEARAKFLRGAIREIRPERVLLRVPVFERDWRVPLKQELGIDWRLDSTHCTEYTLESFAAEMEEADLKVTHQEVRWGEIWAEAVPI from the coding sequence ATGATGCCCGGAATTCTGCGTCGATGGGGCGCGGCCCTGGCCCGTCGGTTTTTCACCAAACTGCCCGAGGTTGAGATCCGGAGTTTGTTGGTTCAGGCTGCTAAAGACCGGTCCGAATCCTTGACTCCCAAGGAGGGTCTGAAATTCCTTTTGGAACTGGACGCGTCACTTTACCCGCTGGAAGGATGGCTCGCAGTGGCTTATGGAAGGGGGACTCACACCAAGCATCGCCACACCCGTTATCATGATTTCTTTGTTAATCGGATAGGAAAAGGGGAAAGAGTGCTGGATGTGGGTTGTGGCATCGGCGCTCTGGCATTTGATGTTGCCGAGAAGGCCGGCGCCGAGGTAGTCGGTGTGGACCTGAGCAGCGACAACATCCGGACCGCGGTTCAGAAATACTCTCACCCTGCTGTAAGCTATCTCGTGGGCGATGTTCTGCAAATTCCGCTTAAGGGGAAATTCGATGCCGTGATTCTGTCCAACGTGGTTGAACACCTGGAGGCACGCGCCAAGTTTCTGCGCGGCGCGATCCGTGAGATCAGGCCGGAGCGCGTGCTGTTGCGCGTTCCTGTTTTTGAGCGCGACTGGAGAGTGCCGCTGAAACAGGAACTCGGTATTGACTGGCGGCTGGACTCGACGCATTGCACGGAATACACCCTTGAAAGCTTTGCCGCTGAAATGGAAGAAGCCGATCTGAAGGTGACCCATCAAGAAGTCCGCTGGGGGGAAATCTGGGCTGAGGCTGTGCCAATATGA
- a CDS encoding glycosyltransferase family 4 protein, which translates to MSTHTNREFAPHLVLFFTRGVSLGTWATVGMLAREVALYLHLVEHGFEVSFVTYGDGSDLDYADELGGIRILCNESGMALEDYERSLFSLHEDALSGCHIIKTNQTYGAELALEAARAFRKRFVARCGYMWSQNAAREHGPISPEASEARRVEEKVFRAADRVIVTTPAMLQELVERIADVAPKVTVIPNYVDTKLFRPDRSAKDPRTGIFIGRIAPEKNLAALLEAIRPLDVDLILIGEGKLRPELRQHFADLDGRVRWEGNVSNSRLPEYLNQAGFFLLPSLYEGHPKVLIEAMACGMPVIGADSPGIRELINHGNTGWLCGTDPVAIRGAIERIMSSPSLAAHLASKARQYAVENFSLEKIGEMELTLLKKVIAP; encoded by the coding sequence GTGAGCACCCATACGAACAGGGAATTTGCTCCTCATCTCGTTCTTTTTTTTACTCGCGGGGTGTCTCTGGGAACCTGGGCTACGGTCGGCATGCTCGCCAGAGAAGTGGCTCTGTACCTACATCTTGTGGAGCATGGCTTCGAAGTAAGCTTCGTGACATATGGGGACGGCTCCGACCTCGACTATGCCGACGAACTCGGAGGGATTCGAATACTGTGTAATGAATCCGGCATGGCGCTGGAGGATTACGAGAGGTCCTTGTTTTCATTGCACGAAGATGCGCTGTCTGGTTGCCACATCATTAAAACCAATCAGACGTACGGGGCCGAGTTGGCCTTGGAAGCTGCCCGGGCTTTTCGGAAGCGGTTCGTGGCAAGATGCGGATACATGTGGTCGCAAAACGCGGCACGAGAACACGGACCGATTTCCCCCGAGGCTTCGGAAGCGCGGCGAGTGGAGGAAAAGGTATTTCGCGCCGCGGACAGGGTAATTGTGACAACGCCTGCCATGCTGCAGGAGCTTGTGGAACGCATCGCGGACGTGGCGCCAAAGGTCACGGTCATCCCCAATTATGTGGACACTAAGTTGTTCCGGCCGGACCGGTCGGCGAAAGACCCGAGGACCGGCATATTTATCGGCCGCATCGCGCCTGAAAAGAATCTTGCCGCCCTACTGGAAGCCATCCGCCCCCTCGATGTGGATCTTATCCTCATTGGCGAAGGGAAGCTTCGCCCTGAGCTTCGTCAGCATTTTGCCGACTTGGATGGCAGAGTTCGCTGGGAAGGCAATGTGTCCAATTCCCGGCTTCCTGAATATTTGAATCAGGCGGGTTTCTTTTTGCTCCCATCCCTGTACGAAGGGCACCCCAAAGTGTTGATCGAAGCCATGGCTTGCGGAATGCCGGTAATCGGAGCTGATTCACCGGGGATAAGGGAATTGATTAATCATGGAAACACGGGCTGGTTGTGCGGGACCGACCCTGTAGCCATACGTGGGGCCATCGAGCGGATAATGTCGAGCCCAAGTTTGGCGGCTCATTTGGCAAGTAAAGCTCGACAATACGCCGTGGAGAACTTCTCGCTGGAAAAGATAGGAGAGATGGAACTGACCCTCCTCAAGAAGGTCATCGCTCCATGA
- a CDS encoding glycosyltransferase family 4 protein, with amino-acid sequence MSRPKVFLTGGDGIGWAVDEDLRLTKEAVEDFVDLVALVECEVVHSMWWWDLLPIPPESLSGKRVLCHVPGEPFRYFTVPEHRQAIRLVGRWITRTRQAALQLKGLGLESDIIPYLVDTATFRPLPKDDRETTAFRNRWNLPSNAYLIGSFQRDTEGSDLQSPKLVKGPDVLLEIILGLKRRGLNVHVVLAGPRRHWLIRRFQAEHIPFTYIGRMIEGDDLDINSLSRPTLNILYNLIDLCIVSSRSEGGPHAILEAAASQCKIVSTPVGMAPEVLDPGCIFTCPADASTIIENDIAQDTLGQFVRTHYERVHERHRPENAAPLFRSLYDKLASVPVFTGLKPVRGQSGKSAEEAIVDKNSRALEPDKLTVGLWHTFFKPPYGGGNQFMMALRKGLSKRRVDVRENELTKGIDAYVLNSIHFDVDRFLDFSRKHRLNVVHRIDGPIHLIRGYDIEKDELCYRLNAQFASATVLQSAWTYQRIVEMGYSPVEPVIIHNAVDSDIFNSKGRARFDPDRKVKLISTSWSNNPRKGGPTYKWIEDHLDWDRFEYTFVGNASEKFERVRHIPPVSSEELAVLLREHDIYITASRNDPCSNAVIEALACGLPVLYLNDGGHPELVGAGGLPFEHEEEILPQLEKLVDNYESFQRLITVSSLEQVAEKYLSIIREIVR; translated from the coding sequence ATGAGCAGACCGAAAGTATTTCTTACCGGCGGAGACGGAATAGGTTGGGCCGTGGATGAAGACCTGAGGCTCACCAAGGAGGCCGTCGAAGACTTTGTGGACCTCGTAGCCCTGGTTGAATGCGAGGTGGTCCACTCCATGTGGTGGTGGGACCTGCTGCCGATACCTCCTGAAAGTCTGAGCGGCAAACGCGTTCTCTGCCATGTGCCTGGTGAACCTTTCCGGTACTTCACTGTGCCGGAACATCGTCAAGCGATCAGGCTGGTGGGCCGTTGGATTACTCGAACTCGGCAGGCGGCCCTTCAATTGAAAGGCTTGGGCCTTGAAAGCGACATCATTCCTTATCTCGTCGATACCGCTACGTTCAGGCCTCTGCCCAAGGACGACCGTGAAACTACGGCCTTTCGGAATCGTTGGAATTTACCCTCAAATGCATATCTGATCGGCAGTTTTCAGCGGGACACGGAAGGATCGGACCTGCAAAGTCCCAAGTTGGTCAAGGGGCCTGATGTCCTGCTGGAGATAATCCTGGGCCTCAAACGACGCGGCCTCAACGTTCACGTGGTGCTTGCGGGGCCTCGACGGCATTGGTTGATTCGTAGATTTCAGGCTGAGCACATTCCCTTCACGTACATAGGCCGGATGATTGAAGGGGATGACCTCGATATCAATTCTCTGTCGAGACCTACCCTGAACATCCTCTATAATCTCATCGACCTGTGCATTGTCTCGAGCCGTTCCGAAGGCGGGCCTCACGCCATCCTCGAAGCAGCGGCATCCCAGTGCAAAATAGTGAGCACGCCGGTTGGAATGGCCCCGGAGGTGCTCGATCCGGGATGCATCTTCACTTGTCCCGCGGACGCGTCAACGATAATCGAGAACGACATCGCCCAGGACACCCTCGGACAGTTTGTCCGTACACATTATGAGCGGGTTCATGAACGTCATCGTCCTGAAAACGCGGCGCCGCTCTTTCGCAGCCTCTATGATAAGCTGGCGTCAGTGCCTGTGTTCACGGGTCTGAAGCCCGTTCGCGGTCAGAGTGGGAAGTCTGCCGAGGAGGCCATTGTGGACAAAAACAGCCGTGCCCTGGAGCCTGACAAGCTTACTGTAGGCCTTTGGCACACTTTCTTTAAACCACCGTACGGCGGGGGCAACCAGTTCATGATGGCATTGCGCAAAGGCCTTTCCAAGCGGCGTGTGGACGTGCGGGAAAATGAGCTGACAAAGGGAATAGACGCTTACGTGCTCAATTCCATTCATTTTGACGTGGATCGTTTTCTGGACTTCAGCCGCAAGCACAGACTGAATGTAGTGCATCGTATAGACGGACCAATTCATTTGATCCGCGGGTACGACATAGAGAAGGATGAACTTTGCTATCGACTGAACGCGCAGTTTGCCTCGGCTACTGTCCTGCAATCCGCCTGGACCTATCAACGGATCGTTGAAATGGGATACAGTCCCGTGGAGCCGGTGATCATTCACAATGCAGTGGATTCGGACATATTCAATTCAAAAGGCCGCGCGCGCTTTGATCCGGACCGCAAGGTAAAACTCATTTCGACTAGTTGGTCCAACAATCCCCGCAAAGGTGGGCCTACGTACAAGTGGATAGAAGACCATCTCGACTGGGATCGCTTCGAGTATACCTTCGTCGGTAACGCGTCGGAGAAATTCGAGCGCGTCCGACATATTCCACCGGTGTCGTCGGAAGAGTTGGCCGTCCTGCTGCGAGAGCACGACATTTATATAACAGCGAGCCGCAATGACCCGTGCTCCAACGCGGTGATCGAGGCCCTGGCCTGCGGACTGCCCGTACTGTACCTCAATGACGGCGGTCACCCCGAACTGGTGGGAGCCGGTGGGCTGCCCTTCGAACACGAGGAAGAAATCCTGCCTCAATTGGAAAAGCTTGTAGACAATTACGAGTCCTTCCAGCGCTTGATAACCGTTTCATCTTTGGAACAGGTGGCCGAAAAATACCTGTCCATCATCAGGGAAATCGTCCGGTGA
- a CDS encoding class I SAM-dependent methyltransferase has protein sequence MREQPHSDIALAQARNLSYSLRRHYVDDFHIRHVAALGAGSLVLDLGGNRVGKRGLFDIEKYNLNVVYANLSTAKQPHVQAEAAWLPLREESFDAVVCSELLEHVPDPLAVLGEAHRVLRGRGTLLVCVPFLARIHGDPYDFGRYTDYYWSEKLRAVGFTDIAIEHQGSFWSVLVDMARDLAYLNENSSLLGREWVRRLISRALGKAKQKAVEWDRSPDSCKVSVPEGYSTGFGIRAIKE, from the coding sequence ATGAGAGAACAACCCCACTCCGATATTGCCCTGGCACAGGCCCGGAACCTGTCTTACTCGCTGCGACGGCACTATGTGGACGATTTCCACATACGACATGTGGCAGCTCTGGGAGCCGGTTCACTCGTGCTCGATCTCGGCGGCAACAGGGTCGGGAAAAGAGGGCTGTTCGACATAGAGAAATATAACTTGAACGTGGTCTATGCCAATCTCTCCACCGCGAAACAGCCTCATGTGCAAGCTGAAGCGGCTTGGTTACCCCTGCGTGAGGAGAGCTTCGACGCGGTGGTTTGTTCGGAGTTGTTGGAGCACGTGCCGGACCCGCTCGCAGTCCTGGGAGAAGCGCACCGTGTCCTGCGCGGCCGCGGGACCTTACTGGTTTGCGTACCGTTCCTGGCCCGTATCCACGGCGATCCCTACGATTTCGGGCGGTACACGGACTATTATTGGTCGGAGAAACTACGGGCTGTAGGATTCACCGATATTGCCATCGAGCATCAGGGGAGCTTCTGGAGCGTGCTGGTGGACATGGCGCGCGACCTGGCGTATCTTAATGAAAACAGTTCCCTATTAGGGCGAGAATGGGTGAGGCGGCTGATCTCACGCGCCCTGGGCAAGGCAAAACAAAAAGCTGTAGAGTGGGATCGTTCGCCCGATTCATGCAAGGTCTCGGTCCCGGAAGGCTATTCCACTGGATTCGGCATCAGGGCGATAAAAGAATGA